From Paenibacillus sp. V4I7, one genomic window encodes:
- a CDS encoding sensor histidine kinase yields the protein MKTYHAFFLKNLFTFLIPMLVPILILGTMSTVIIKRYVTEEINHNTTNMLKQTKENIELIFKQLDSLNIHFMANAIEFANLKSLMLKPSLELDDYKVLATIKNLIDAPAMAMPYIDSVYVYLNNDKNRLLSTTSGGLIDLNEFYDKAWFDSYKRHQHGDDLVWTENRTIKKYNFENSAVELISLYRKLSRDQGDGLIVLNIDAKYIENHLSNLSTLQDQTLLILGPNGDVMFKNKKLPYFDHLVFKDLVSDGRPFYETNLNGQPFIVSKLNSDKYGWTYLSIAPKTSLYEVPDGLNLTSQLLLLFSFLFGSGLTYYLTRKNYRDVKTIVTILESAENSKPLPALPSRVKDVYSYIIHSILKNFIEQNYLSIQLSERKYKAQAMELIALQSQLNPHFLYNTLETINWKIASLTGKPGNLNKMVENLADILRYSLEGHNKPVILQKEIAYTLSYIDIQKVRYHDKFDVVWEYEEHVNKYNVPKLILQPLIENSIYHGIKVKEGSYRIKIKIWQIEEMLHLAVIDNGIGIGKERLDQITYELKQDISETDHIGLYNTHKRLKLLYGESFGIKIRSKYGWGTAVYLTIPI from the coding sequence ATGAAAACCTACCATGCATTTTTCCTTAAAAATTTATTCACTTTTTTGATCCCCATGCTTGTACCTATTCTGATCCTAGGCACAATGTCCACGGTCATTATTAAGAGATATGTAACGGAAGAAATTAATCACAACACGACCAATATGCTCAAGCAAACAAAGGAAAATATCGAGTTGATCTTTAAACAGCTTGATTCGCTGAATATCCACTTTATGGCCAATGCGATCGAATTTGCGAATTTAAAGAGCCTAATGCTCAAGCCGTCTCTGGAGCTGGATGACTATAAAGTACTCGCGACCATTAAAAATTTGATCGATGCGCCTGCCATGGCGATGCCTTATATCGATTCTGTCTACGTTTATTTAAATAATGACAAAAACCGTTTACTTTCCACGACCTCCGGCGGACTGATCGATTTAAATGAATTTTATGATAAAGCCTGGTTCGACAGCTATAAAAGGCATCAACATGGCGACGATTTGGTATGGACGGAAAACCGCACCATTAAGAAATACAACTTTGAGAATTCTGCCGTGGAGCTTATCAGTCTTTACCGCAAATTGTCCCGCGATCAGGGAGACGGTCTCATCGTGCTCAACATTGACGCCAAATATATCGAGAACCACTTGTCCAATTTGTCCACACTACAGGATCAAACCCTGCTCATATTAGGCCCGAACGGGGATGTTATGTTTAAAAATAAAAAACTCCCCTATTTTGATCATTTAGTATTTAAAGATCTCGTTTCCGATGGGCGTCCCTTTTATGAGACGAACCTGAACGGTCAGCCATTTATCGTTTCCAAGCTGAACTCGGATAAGTACGGTTGGACCTACTTATCTATTGCCCCCAAAACATCGTTATATGAAGTTCCCGATGGTTTGAACCTGACCAGTCAGCTTCTCCTGCTGTTCTCCTTTTTATTTGGCTCCGGATTAACGTATTATTTGACCAGAAAAAATTACCGAGATGTGAAAACGATTGTTACGATTTTGGAATCCGCCGAAAACAGCAAGCCGCTGCCTGCTCTACCTTCTCGCGTGAAAGACGTTTACAGCTATATCATTCATAGCATTCTGAAAAATTTCATCGAGCAGAACTATTTAAGCATCCAACTGTCCGAACGAAAGTATAAAGCCCAAGCTATGGAGTTGATCGCCCTGCAGTCACAGCTGAATCCTCATTTTCTATATAATACGCTGGAGACAATCAATTGGAAAATCGCTAGCCTTACCGGCAAGCCTGGGAATTTGAACAAAATGGTGGAAAATTTGGCAGATATTTTGCGATATTCCTTGGAAGGGCATAACAAACCGGTCATCCTTCAAAAAGAAATCGCTTATACCTTAAGCTATATCGACATACAGAAGGTTAGATATCACGATAAATTTGATGTTGTCTGGGAATATGAGGAGCATGTCAACAAGTACAATGTGCCAAAGCTAATTTTGCAACCGCTTATTGAAAATAGTATCTACCATGGCATCAAAGTGAAGGAAGGATCCTATCGAATCAAAATTAAAATCTGGCAGATAGAAGAGATGCTTCACTTGGCTGTGATTGATAACGGAATCGGAATTGGCAAAGAAAGACTTGACCAAATTACGTACGAACTCAAGCAGGATATCAGCGAAACGGATCATATCGGTCTATACAACACACACAAAAGATTGAAATTGCTTTACGGTGAATCATTCGGCATTAAAATCCGGAGTAAATACGGTTGGGGAACGGCGGTCTACTTAACCATTCCTATATAA
- a CDS encoding response regulator, translating into MYKLLIADDEYEIRNGLSNYFPWGDVGFTVVSQADNGTQVLAYTERHEVDVILCDIRMPIMTGIDVARELYLKKSPIKVIFLSGYKDFEFAQQALIYGVKNYIVKPTKYDELMNVFLSIKEELNQEKKQDAAQEGAVSDKVISVIKNYVKERYRDAALEGAADLVHMSPYYISKYFKQKTGENFSDYVISIKMEKAAQFLKEIDYKTYEISEMIGYSNPKNFTRTFKKYFGKSPREFRNAEYI; encoded by the coding sequence GTGTATAAGCTCCTTATTGCTGATGACGAATATGAAATCAGAAATGGCTTAAGCAACTACTTTCCCTGGGGAGACGTTGGCTTCACGGTCGTGAGTCAGGCTGATAATGGCACTCAGGTATTGGCATATACGGAGAGACATGAGGTGGATGTTATTCTCTGCGATATCCGAATGCCGATTATGACCGGAATCGATGTGGCTAGAGAGCTCTACCTAAAAAAATCACCAATTAAAGTCATTTTTTTAAGCGGTTACAAAGATTTTGAATTCGCCCAACAGGCGCTGATTTACGGCGTGAAAAATTATATCGTCAAGCCGACCAAATACGATGAATTAATGAATGTTTTCTTAAGCATCAAAGAAGAATTAAATCAAGAAAAGAAACAAGATGCAGCGCAAGAAGGGGCTGTTTCCGATAAAGTGATTTCGGTGATCAAAAATTACGTGAAAGAGCGCTATCGAGATGCTGCCCTGGAGGGCGCTGCAGATTTAGTTCACATGAGCCCTTACTATATTAGCAAGTATTTTAAGCAAAAGACGGGAGAAAATTTTTCGGATTACGTCATTTCCATTAAGATGGAGAAAGCCGCACAATTTTTAAAGGAAATCGATTATAAAACCTATGAAATCAGCGAAATGATCGGTTACAGCAACCCTAAAAATTTTACCCGCACCTTCAAAAAATATTTCGGTAAAAGCCCGCGTGAATTCAGAAATGCGGAATACATATAA
- a CDS encoding mannonate dehydratase has protein sequence MIRISITTARVDHPDSYLKQLVQLGADCLDFGNGSSFVGVKEQGYPDLDELLKLRRRLRSFGLDINRVTLPNMSERFMRNLPGSEKEVDNTVNAMKVFGEAGVPIVRQRFAGDTFDQLMTRYDAVLRGGYISRGESLGLTKQQQETPTYEELQAWWERFLIVYGQLVPIAEDFNVKLSMHPSDTPNADTPFGSLGYHRITDAFPSKQVGYLYCIGTRAEAGGSSLVLDEINHYGRQGRIHLIHMRNVRGSLPTSGGFEETLLDDGDLNMFKVLMALKKVGYDGCINPDHIPVLEGDDRDRRSGDHRTECGIGLAYSIGYLKALLCAMYAI, from the coding sequence TTGATCAGAATATCCATAACAACAGCAAGAGTGGATCACCCTGACAGTTATTTGAAGCAGCTTGTACAGCTGGGGGCGGATTGTCTCGATTTTGGGAACGGCTCCAGCTTCGTTGGAGTGAAGGAGCAAGGGTACCCTGATTTAGATGAACTGTTAAAGCTTAGACGCAGACTCCGTTCCTTCGGACTGGATATCAACCGTGTGACACTGCCTAATATGTCGGAAAGATTTATGAGAAACCTTCCCGGCTCGGAAAAGGAAGTGGATAATACCGTTAACGCCATGAAGGTATTTGGCGAAGCTGGAGTACCCATCGTACGACAGCGGTTTGCCGGGGATACGTTCGATCAGTTGATGACACGTTACGATGCGGTGCTGCGTGGAGGGTATATCTCCCGTGGTGAGAGCTTAGGTCTTACCAAGCAACAGCAGGAGACGCCGACTTATGAGGAACTTCAAGCTTGGTGGGAACGTTTCCTGATCGTTTACGGTCAACTGGTCCCGATTGCAGAAGATTTCAATGTGAAGCTGTCCATGCACCCTTCGGATACACCAAACGCAGATACGCCTTTTGGCAGTCTGGGTTATCATCGAATTACTGATGCTTTTCCGAGCAAGCAGGTAGGCTATCTGTACTGCATCGGCACCCGTGCCGAAGCGGGCGGGTCATCGCTCGTGCTTGACGAAATCAATCATTATGGAAGACAAGGACGCATTCATCTCATTCATATGAGAAATGTTCGCGGGAGCCTGCCGACTTCGGGAGGGTTTGAAGAAACGCTGCTGGATGATGGGGATTTGAATATGTTCAAGGTTTTAATGGCATTGAAAAAGGTAGGCTATGACGGGTGTATCAATCCGGATCACATTCCTGTACTTGAAGGGGACGATCGGGATCGGCGCAGTGGTGACCATCGTACTGAATGCGGAATTGGACTGGCTTATTCAATCGGGTATCTCAAAGCGCTTCTTTGTGCGATGTACGCCATATAA
- a CDS encoding ABC transporter substrate-binding protein, which yields MKWNRVSSVLAATTLLGTIAAGCSTSNNTATSSSVDKAASPGASNGPKEKFIFWDKGEYTQAYNDLMKQRVEEFGKANNVDTEYVVIAQNDLKTKLLASIEAKNPPDLIVANDPVAKQFVTSEQLVDTSDIITKINFTDGAKKFSVVADKYFMVPQSFQMGGAYLRKDLWEKHKLPVPKTWQELYEQAKIVNDPKNGIYAVGLPLGQSGGGDAEGFVRDVILAYGGAIVDKDNNITVNSKETLEAITFLAKFWQEGLTPPSSVTWDDNGNNNAYLAGTVGFVINSGSIYDQAKKDKPELEKNTLLIPKLAGPKGDFILGSGNVFAIFKNAKGTKWAKKFVTEFYDKDFYNKFVEVMGGKFQPVLKGSEEMAFWKDPNNKAAGWMKMINDVVGSSNYPGPEDDLGSKAKSMQLATRAVQRIVVEKMDPQKSLNQLEQELKQLYGKK from the coding sequence ATGAAATGGAATAGAGTGAGCTCTGTATTAGCAGCAACTACTTTGTTGGGAACGATTGCTGCAGGATGTTCGACAAGTAATAATACGGCTACTTCTTCATCCGTTGATAAAGCTGCTTCGCCAGGTGCTTCTAATGGTCCTAAAGAGAAATTTATCTTCTGGGATAAAGGGGAATATACCCAAGCTTATAACGATCTTATGAAGCAGCGGGTGGAGGAATTCGGAAAGGCGAACAATGTCGATACTGAATACGTGGTCATTGCTCAAAACGATTTGAAAACGAAGCTGTTGGCCTCGATCGAAGCGAAGAATCCACCGGATCTTATTGTGGCTAACGACCCGGTTGCCAAGCAGTTTGTCACCTCCGAACAGCTCGTGGACACTTCGGACATCATTACGAAAATCAATTTTACGGATGGAGCTAAAAAATTTTCTGTAGTGGCAGATAAATATTTCATGGTGCCTCAATCCTTCCAAATGGGCGGAGCCTACTTGCGCAAAGATCTTTGGGAGAAGCACAAATTGCCAGTACCGAAAACGTGGCAGGAGCTTTACGAGCAGGCCAAAATTGTCAACGATCCGAAAAACGGCATATACGCCGTAGGTCTCCCGTTAGGCCAATCCGGAGGCGGAGATGCCGAGGGTTTTGTTCGGGATGTCATACTAGCGTATGGCGGAGCTATTGTCGATAAGGACAATAATATCACGGTCAATTCCAAAGAGACGCTGGAGGCGATTACGTTTCTCGCGAAATTTTGGCAAGAGGGCCTAACGCCGCCATCTTCTGTGACTTGGGACGATAACGGCAATAACAATGCCTATCTAGCAGGTACCGTCGGTTTCGTCATCAACAGCGGAAGCATCTACGATCAGGCCAAGAAGGATAAACCAGAGCTTGAGAAAAATACGCTTCTCATTCCAAAGCTTGCCGGCCCTAAGGGTGATTTTATTCTAGGCAGCGGCAACGTCTTCGCCATATTCAAAAATGCCAAAGGCACCAAGTGGGCGAAGAAGTTTGTTACCGAATTTTATGACAAAGATTTCTACAATAAATTTGTTGAAGTCATGGGAGGAAAATTTCAGCCGGTACTTAAGGGCTCTGAAGAGATGGCATTCTGGAAGGACCCGAACAATAAAGCCGCAGGCTGGATGAAAATGATTAATGACGTTGTCGGCTCAAGTAACTATCCAGGTCCTGAGGATGATCTCGGATCCAAGGCCAAATCCATGCAGCTTGCGACAAGAGCGGTGCAAAGAATTGTTGTGGAGAAGATGGATCCGCAGAAATCTCTTAATCAGCTTGAACAAGAGCTCAAGCAGTTATATGGCAAAAAGTAA
- a CDS encoding carbohydrate ABC transporter permease has product MGQLSRKYDRTLGYLLILPVAFVIFVVIGFPFINAIYLSFTDKVVGVEPKFIGFDNYLHIFTDREYWKVLKNTFIYMIFSVGFKLVVGLMLAVVVNETFFGRGIFRMILLIPWALSGMVAAITWRWMYDDTYGIINSLLLRFHLIDTPILWTSGLHMALVSVIIVNIWKGLPFFIFSLLGGLQTIDSQMYEAATIDGAGWVRQFFAITVPSIMPVITITTLLSCIWTFNNFESVYLITGGGPLNASAIMSTYTYEVAFQQNLMGRALAVAGSVVPILVIMIVVSMRKMKADD; this is encoded by the coding sequence GTGGGACAGTTAAGCAGAAAATATGATAGAACGCTCGGATACTTATTAATTCTACCGGTGGCTTTTGTCATCTTTGTGGTCATCGGTTTCCCATTCATCAATGCCATTTATTTAAGCTTTACGGACAAAGTCGTAGGTGTGGAACCTAAATTTATCGGATTTGACAACTATCTCCATATTTTTACCGATAGAGAGTATTGGAAGGTTCTTAAAAACACCTTCATCTATATGATCTTCAGCGTGGGTTTTAAATTAGTCGTCGGTCTGATGCTGGCGGTCGTGGTCAACGAGACATTCTTCGGCCGGGGAATTTTTCGCATGATCCTGCTTATTCCATGGGCTCTCTCCGGCATGGTGGCCGCCATCACATGGCGGTGGATGTATGACGATACTTACGGCATTATCAATTCCCTGCTGCTTCGTTTTCACCTCATAGATACACCCATTCTATGGACCTCGGGGCTCCATATGGCATTGGTTTCCGTCATCATAGTGAACATATGGAAGGGACTTCCCTTTTTCATCTTCAGTTTACTCGGCGGCTTACAGACCATCGATTCACAGATGTATGAGGCGGCTACAATCGACGGCGCAGGCTGGGTAAGACAGTTCTTCGCGATCACGGTTCCTTCGATCATGCCAGTCATTACCATTACAACATTGCTTTCTTGCATATGGACATTTAACAATTTTGAGAGTGTATATTTGATCACGGGCGGAGGCCCATTGAACGCATCAGCGATCATGTCCACTTATACGTATGAAGTAGCTTTTCAACAAAATCTAATGGGTC